In Pseudomonas nunensis, a single window of DNA contains:
- a CDS encoding DUF3203 family protein, translated as MTVRIENQTCFFTVENGEEIRLCPDVTIITDSEKAMSAVELNGQRVYITEAEADALTVAGAVDGRKHLKATDSDSVI; from the coding sequence ATGACCGTGCGCATCGAAAACCAGACCTGCTTTTTCACTGTCGAAAACGGCGAAGAAATTCGCCTGTGCCCCGACGTCACCATCATCACCGACTCGGAAAAAGCCATGTCAGCCGTGGAGCTCAATGGCCAGCGCGTCTACATCACCGAAGCAGAAGCCGACGCATTAACCGTAGCAGGCGCTGTGGACGGCCGTAAGCATTTGAAGGCCACCGACAGTGATTCGGTGATTTGA
- a CDS encoding SDR family oxidoreductase, which yields MEKVIVITGGSRGIGAATALLAAEQGYRICINYLADEVAAQSVLEQVRALGAQAIAIRADVSIEDEVIAMFHRVDTELGRVTALVNNAGTVGHKSRVDEMSEFRILKILKTNVLAPILCAKHAILRMSPKHGGQGGSIVNVSSVAARLGAPSEYVDYAASKGALDTFTLGLSKEVAGEGIRVNAVRPGYIYTDFHALSGDPDRVSKLESAIPMARGGRPDEVAEAIVWLLSDKASYATGTFVDLGGGR from the coding sequence ATGGAAAAAGTCATCGTCATCACCGGAGGCAGCCGTGGCATTGGCGCCGCGACTGCATTATTGGCCGCCGAGCAAGGCTATCGGATCTGTATCAACTACCTGGCTGACGAAGTCGCGGCCCAGAGTGTGCTGGAGCAAGTCCGCGCCCTCGGTGCGCAAGCCATAGCGATACGAGCCGATGTCAGCATCGAAGACGAAGTGATCGCGATGTTCCACCGCGTCGACACCGAGCTGGGGCGGGTTACTGCTCTGGTAAACAACGCCGGCACCGTCGGGCACAAGTCCCGGGTCGACGAAATGTCCGAATTCCGTATTCTCAAAATCCTCAAGACCAACGTCCTGGCGCCGATCCTCTGCGCCAAGCACGCGATCCTGCGCATGTCGCCCAAACATGGCGGGCAGGGTGGCAGCATCGTTAACGTGTCGTCGGTTGCGGCCCGCCTGGGTGCGCCGAGCGAATACGTCGATTACGCCGCCTCAAAAGGCGCGCTGGATACCTTCACCCTGGGGCTGTCCAAAGAAGTGGCGGGCGAGGGGATTCGCGTCAACGCAGTCCGGCCTGGCTACATCTATACCGATTTCCATGCACTAAGTGGCGACCCGGATCGGGTCAGCAAGCTGGAGTCGGCGATTCCGATGGCCCGTGGCGGGCGGCCGGATGAAGTGGCGGAGGCGATTGTGTGGTTGTTGTCGGACAAGGCTTCGTATGCGACCGGGACGTTCGTTGATCTTGGGGGTGGGCGTTAG
- a CDS encoding MgtC/SapB family protein, which translates to MDAWWHEVWVTLQAEFADVGDASQLTRITVRLLMAAVLGGILGFEREHKGKAAGVRTHMLVALGAALFVLVPQMSGSQADAMSRVVQGVIAGIGFLGAGTILKNTEGDEGHVKGLTTAAGLWMTAAIGVSAGLGREATAVLSTLLALAIFSAMPAVVRMLDRDRSPKD; encoded by the coding sequence ATGGACGCCTGGTGGCATGAGGTTTGGGTGACGCTGCAAGCGGAGTTCGCCGACGTTGGCGACGCCTCGCAACTGACGCGCATTACCGTGCGTTTGCTGATGGCCGCTGTGCTGGGCGGCATTCTCGGTTTCGAGCGCGAGCACAAGGGCAAGGCCGCCGGGGTGCGCACGCACATGCTGGTGGCGTTGGGCGCGGCGCTGTTTGTGCTGGTGCCGCAGATGTCCGGGTCCCAGGCGGATGCCATGAGCCGGGTGGTGCAAGGCGTGATCGCCGGGATCGGTTTTCTCGGCGCCGGGACGATTTTGAAGAACACCGAGGGCGACGAGGGCCACGTGAAAGGCCTGACCACCGCCGCCGGGTTGTGGATGACCGCGGCGATTGGGGTTTCCGCCGGGTTGGGGCGCGAAGCGACGGCGGTGCTCAGTACGTTGCTGGCATTAGCGATATTCAGCGCCATGCCAGCGGTGGTGCGCATGCTCGACAGAGATCGTAGCCCTAAGGACTGA
- a CDS encoding alpha-1,4-glucan--maltose-1-phosphate maltosyltransferase, whose amino-acid sequence MIAEKPTELSYNPHMPLSQALLLPRIAIENVMPTLDGGLFAVKAVVGQDVLVTGKVFADGHDKLAARIRWRGEGEESWHSETMADLGNNGWEGRFRVERQGRHVFCIEAWIDQFASFCYELEKKHTARVPVSLELQEGRTMVQQAAERSDGQLSEQLAGLHHELSALLETEQVALFLHQRSADLMAEADHRAYLSLSQEFPLDAEREIAQFASWYELFPRSITDDPARHGTFNDVHSRLPMIQDMGFDVLYFPPIHPIGRSYRKGPNNSLTAGPNDPGSPYAIGSAEGGHEAIHSELGTREDFRRLVVAAADHGLEIALDFAIQCSQDHPWLQQHPGWFNWRPDGTIKYAENPPKKYQDIVNVDFYAADAIPSLWVELRDIVVGWVEEGVKIFRVDNPHTKPLPFWQWLIADVRALHPEVIFLAEAFTTPAMMARLGKVGYSQSYTYFTWRNTKAELATYFSELNESPWSECFRPNFFVNTPDINPAFLHESGRAGFLIRAALATMGSGLWGMYSGFELCEAAPIPGKEEYLNSEKYEIRPRDFNAPGNIIAEIAQLNRIRRQNPALHTHLGLKIYNAWNDNILYFGKRSADGSNFILVAVSLDPNNVQEANFELPLWEMGLPDDAQTQGEDLMSGHRWTWYGKYQSMRIDPAHQPFGIWRITV is encoded by the coding sequence ATGATCGCTGAAAAACCGACCGAACTCAGTTACAACCCGCACATGCCGCTGTCGCAGGCTTTATTGCTGCCGCGCATTGCGATTGAAAACGTGATGCCGACCCTCGATGGCGGGCTGTTTGCCGTCAAAGCCGTGGTGGGTCAGGACGTGCTGGTCACCGGAAAGGTGTTTGCCGACGGTCACGACAAACTGGCCGCGCGCATCCGCTGGCGTGGCGAGGGCGAAGAGTCCTGGCACAGCGAAACCATGGCCGACCTGGGCAACAACGGCTGGGAGGGCCGCTTCCGAGTCGAGCGCCAGGGCCGCCATGTGTTCTGCATTGAAGCCTGGATCGATCAGTTCGCCAGCTTCTGTTATGAGCTGGAAAAGAAGCACACCGCCCGCGTTCCGGTGAGCCTGGAATTGCAGGAAGGCCGGACCATGGTCCAGCAAGCCGCCGAGCGCAGCGATGGGCAACTCAGCGAACAACTCGCCGGACTGCACCATGAATTGTCCGCGCTGCTCGAAACCGAGCAGGTCGCGTTGTTCTTGCACCAGCGTAGCGCCGACCTGATGGCCGAGGCCGATCACCGGGCCTACCTGAGCCTGAGCCAGGAATTCCCGCTGGATGCTGAACGGGAAATCGCCCAGTTCGCCAGTTGGTACGAGTTGTTCCCACGCTCGATCACCGACGATCCGGCACGTCACGGCACGTTCAACGATGTGCACTCGCGGCTGCCGATGATCCAGGACATGGGTTTTGACGTGCTGTACTTCCCGCCGATCCACCCGATCGGTCGCAGCTATCGCAAAGGCCCGAACAACTCGCTGACTGCCGGCCCTAATGATCCGGGCAGCCCTTACGCCATCGGTAGTGCCGAAGGTGGCCACGAGGCGATTCACTCCGAGCTCGGTACTCGCGAAGACTTCCGCAGACTGGTGGTTGCAGCGGCGGACCATGGGTTGGAAATCGCCCTCGACTTCGCGATCCAGTGTTCCCAGGATCACCCATGGCTGCAGCAGCATCCAGGCTGGTTTAATTGGCGTCCCGACGGCACGATCAAATACGCCGAGAACCCGCCGAAGAAATACCAGGACATTGTTAACGTCGACTTCTACGCCGCCGACGCGATCCCCAGCCTCTGGGTAGAGTTGCGCGACATCGTGGTCGGTTGGGTCGAGGAGGGCGTGAAGATCTTTCGCGTCGACAATCCGCACACCAAGCCGCTGCCGTTCTGGCAATGGCTGATCGCCGATGTGCGGGCGCTGCACCCGGAAGTGATCTTCCTCGCTGAAGCTTTTACCACCCCGGCGATGATGGCGCGCCTCGGCAAGGTCGGTTACTCCCAGAGCTACACCTACTTCACTTGGCGCAACACCAAGGCGGAGTTGGCGACCTACTTCAGCGAACTCAATGAGTCGCCCTGGAGTGAGTGTTTCCGGCCGAACTTCTTCGTGAATACCCCGGACATCAACCCGGCGTTCTTGCACGAATCCGGGCGCGCCGGTTTTCTGATTCGCGCGGCACTGGCGACCATGGGCTCCGGCCTGTGGGGTATGTATTCGGGCTTCGAACTCTGCGAAGCCGCGCCGATCCCGGGCAAAGAGGAATACCTCAACTCCGAGAAGTACGAGATCCGCCCTCGGGACTTCAATGCGCCGGGCAACATCATTGCCGAGATCGCCCAGCTCAACCGCATCCGCCGGCAGAACCCGGCGCTGCATACGCACCTGGGGCTGAAGATCTACAACGCCTGGAACGACAACATCCTGTATTTCGGCAAGCGCAGCGCCGATGGCAGCAACTTCATTCTGGTGGCCGTCAGCCTGGACCCGAACAACGTCCAGGAAGCCAATTTCGAACTGCCATTGTGGGAAATGGGCTTGCCCGACGATGCCCAAACCCAGGGCGAAGACTTGATGAGCGGCCATCGCTGGACGTGGTACGGCAAGTACCAGTCCATGCGCATCGACCCGGCCCACCAGCCGTTCGGGATTTGGCGGATTACCGTCTAG
- the treS gene encoding maltose alpha-D-glucosyltransferase translates to MAKKPKATTFIKDPLWYKDAVIYQVHVKSFFDSNNDGIGDFPGLIAKLDYIADLGVNTIWLLPFYPSPRRDDGYDIAEYRGVHPDYGTMADAKRFIAEAHKRGLRVITELVINHTSDQHAWFQRARKAKKGSAARDFYVWSDDDQKYDGTRIIFLDTEKSNWTWDPVAGQYFWHRFYSHQPDLNFDNPQVMKAVLSVMRYWLDMGIDGLRLDAIPYLIERDGTNNENLPETHDVLKQIRAEIDANYPDRMLLAEANQWPEDTQLYFGDTDKKGLNGDECHMAFHFPLMPRMYMALAQEDRFPITDILRQTPEIPANCQWAIFLRNHDELTLEMVTDKERDYLWNYYAADRRARINLGIRRRLAPLMERDRRRVELLNSLLLSMPGTPTMYYGDEIGMGDNIYLGDRDGVRTPMQWSIDRNGGFSRADPASLVLPPIMDPQYGYLSVNVETQAGDPHSLLNWTRRMLAVRKQSKAFGRGTLKMLSPSNRRILAYTREFTGADGKHEIILCVANVSRSAQAAELDLSAYAGMVPVEMLGGNAFPPIGQLNFLLTLAPYGFYWFVLAAENQMPSWHVEPAQSLPDFTTLVLKKRMEELLEAPSRGTLEQGILPNWLQNRRWFAGKDATIEQVNIAYGVRFGDPQHPVLLSEIEVTSGGQTSRYQLPFGFIAEDQVGAPLPQQLALSRVRRGPQVGLITDAFALENFIRAVVQGMHNNTVLPSDGGEIRFEPTAQLAKLGLTAESEVRYLSAEQSNSSVVVGKGMVLKLIRKVASGVHPELEMSAYLTNAGFANISPLLGSVIRRDAQGEDNLLMIAQGYLSNQGDAWEWTQNNLERALRDEMADAMSEQEQHYNALGELKDFAGMLGQRLGEMHVVLASTTDNPDFAPQVTTEKQALASAKDVAAQLEHSLKLLKQHQNELNPADKALVTRLLDNKKIIISHVQELGKKAAGGLRIRVHGDLHLGQVLVIKGDAYLIDFEGEPARPLSERRGKHSPYKDVSGVLRSFDYAAAMAINVHNVDNTDDALAARQRVADRYLKEAQQAFIDAYRLAAASLAHAWQDPEGEDAALALFGLEKAAYEVAYEAENRPTWLPVPLHGLYGLLSGLKPFSDLGGEYS, encoded by the coding sequence ATGGCGAAGAAACCCAAGGCCACAACGTTCATCAAGGATCCGCTCTGGTACAAGGACGCTGTGATTTACCAGGTTCACGTTAAGTCTTTTTTCGACTCCAACAATGACGGGATCGGCGACTTTCCCGGTCTTATCGCCAAACTCGATTACATTGCCGACCTGGGCGTCAACACCATCTGGCTGTTGCCGTTCTATCCTTCGCCACGTCGTGACGACGGCTACGACATCGCCGAATACCGTGGCGTGCACCCGGATTACGGCACCATGGCCGACGCCAAGCGCTTTATCGCCGAGGCGCACAAGCGTGGTTTGCGGGTGATCACCGAGCTGGTCATCAACCACACCTCCGACCAGCACGCCTGGTTCCAGCGTGCGCGCAAGGCCAAGAAAGGCTCGGCAGCGCGGGACTTCTATGTCTGGTCCGATGACGATCAAAAGTACGACGGCACCCGCATCATTTTCCTCGACACCGAAAAGTCCAACTGGACGTGGGACCCGGTCGCCGGCCAATACTTCTGGCACCGTTTCTATTCCCACCAGCCGGACCTGAACTTCGATAACCCGCAAGTCATGAAAGCGGTGTTGTCGGTGATGCGTTACTGGCTGGACATGGGCATCGACGGCCTGCGCCTGGACGCGATCCCGTACCTGATTGAGCGCGACGGCACCAACAACGAAAACCTGCCCGAGACCCACGACGTCCTCAAGCAGATTCGTGCCGAAATCGATGCCAATTACCCGGACCGCATGCTGCTGGCCGAGGCCAATCAATGGCCGGAAGACACGCAGCTGTACTTCGGCGACACCGATAAAAAAGGCCTGAACGGTGACGAATGCCACATGGCGTTCCACTTCCCGCTGATGCCGCGCATGTACATGGCGCTGGCCCAGGAAGACCGCTTCCCGATCACCGACATCCTGCGCCAGACCCCGGAGATCCCGGCCAACTGCCAGTGGGCGATTTTCCTGCGCAACCACGATGAGCTGACCCTGGAAATGGTCACCGACAAGGAGCGCGATTATCTGTGGAATTACTACGCGGCCGACCGTCGGGCGCGGATCAACCTGGGGATTCGCCGTCGTCTCGCGCCGTTGATGGAGCGTGACCGCCGCCGTGTGGAACTGCTCAACAGCCTGCTGCTGTCGATGCCTGGCACGCCGACGATGTATTACGGCGATGAAATCGGCATGGGCGACAACATCTACCTTGGCGACCGCGATGGCGTGCGCACGCCGATGCAATGGTCCATCGACCGTAACGGCGGCTTCTCCCGCGCCGACCCGGCCAGCCTGGTGCTGCCGCCGATCATGGACCCGCAATACGGCTACCTGTCGGTCAACGTCGAAACCCAGGCCGGCGACCCGCATTCGCTGCTGAACTGGACTCGACGCATGCTTGCCGTGCGCAAACAATCCAAGGCCTTCGGGCGTGGCACGTTGAAAATGCTCTCGCCAAGCAACCGGCGGATTCTGGCGTATACCCGTGAATTCACCGGGGCCGATGGCAAGCACGAAATCATTCTCTGCGTGGCCAACGTGTCGCGCAGTGCTCAAGCGGCTGAACTCGACCTGTCGGCCTACGCCGGCATGGTCCCGGTGGAAATGTTGGGCGGTAACGCCTTTCCGCCGATTGGCCAGTTGAATTTCCTCCTGACCCTGGCGCCGTACGGCTTCTATTGGTTTGTACTGGCCGCGGAGAATCAAATGCCGAGCTGGCACGTGGAACCGGCGCAAAGCCTGCCGGACTTCACCACTTTGGTGCTGAAGAAACGCATGGAAGAACTGCTCGAAGCGCCGTCCCGCGGCACGCTGGAGCAGGGCATCCTGCCGAACTGGCTGCAAAACCGTCGCTGGTTCGCCGGCAAGGACGCGACGATCGAGCAGGTCAATATCGCTTATGGCGTGCGCTTCGGCGATCCGCAGCATCCGGTGTTGCTGAGCGAAATCGAAGTCACTAGCGGCGGCCAGACCAGCCGTTATCAATTGCCGTTCGGCTTTATTGCCGAAGATCAGGTCGGCGCGCCGTTGCCGCAACAACTGGCGCTGTCCCGGGTTCGACGCGGGCCGCAGGTCGGTTTGATCACCGACGCGTTTGCCCTGGAAAACTTTATCCGCGCGGTGGTGCAGGGCATGCACAACAACACCGTGTTGCCATCCGATGGTGGCGAAATCCGTTTCGAACCGACCGCGCAACTGGCCAAGCTTGGCCTGACGGCGGAATCCGAAGTGCGTTACCTGTCCGCCGAACAGTCCAACAGTTCGGTGGTGGTCGGCAAAGGCATGGTGCTCAAGTTAATCCGCAAAGTCGCCTCGGGCGTGCACCCGGAACTGGAGATGAGCGCCTACCTGACCAACGCCGGGTTCGCCAACATCTCCCCATTGCTGGGTTCGGTGATTCGCCGCGACGCTCAGGGCGAAGACAACTTGCTGATGATTGCCCAGGGCTACTTGAGCAATCAGGGCGACGCCTGGGAATGGACCCAGAACAACCTCGAACGGGCACTGCGCGATGAGATGGCCGATGCCATGTCCGAGCAGGAGCAGCACTACAACGCCTTGGGTGAATTGAAAGACTTCGCCGGCATGCTCGGCCAGCGCCTGGGGGAAATGCACGTGGTGCTGGCCTCGACCACCGACAACCCGGACTTCGCCCCGCAGGTCACCACGGAGAAACAAGCCCTGGCCTCGGCCAAGGACGTGGCGGCGCAGCTGGAACATTCATTGAAGTTGCTCAAGCAGCATCAAAACGAATTGAACCCGGCGGACAAAGCACTGGTCACTCGCTTGCTGGACAACAAAAAAATCATCATCAGTCATGTCCAGGAACTGGGCAAAAAGGCTGCCGGTGGTTTGCGCATTCGGGTCCATGGCGATTTGCATTTGGGCCAGGTGCTGGTGATCAAGGGCGATGCTTACCTGATCGACTTCGAAGGCGAGCCGGCACGGCCGCTGAGCGAACGTCGCGGCAAGCACAGTCCGTATAAGGATGTCAGCGGCGTGTTGCGTTCCTTCGACTACGCCGCCGCGATGGCGATCAACGTGCACAACGTTGACAACACTGACGATGCCCTAGCAGCGCGACAACGGGTGGCTGATCGCTATCTGAAAGAAGCACAACAGGCATTTATCGACGCTTATCGGCTGGCGGCAGCTAGTCTTGCTCATGCGTGGCAAGATCCTGAAGGCGAGGATGCCGCGCTGGCGTTGTTTGGCCTGGAGAAGGCGGCCTATGAGGTGGCTTATGAGGCGGAGAATCGCCCCACTTGGCTGCCGGTGCCGTTGCACGGTTTATATGGGTTATTGAGTGGGCTTAAACCCTTTTCCGATCTTGGTGGAGAGTATTCATGA
- the mapR gene encoding GntR family transcriptional regulator MpaR (MapR regulates genes involved in Pseudomonas quinolone signal (PQS) production and anthranilate metabolism), producing the protein MKRYEKFADDIAELIRSGVLGPGQRVPSVRYASQTYGVSPSTVFQAYYLLERRGLIRARPRSGYFVNTHAPSPFSEPVISSQVNESTEVDVSELVFSVLDSIKDPTTVPFGSAFPSPTLFPLQRLSRSLASAAREMDPRMVVTDMSPGNPQLRRQIALRYMVGGLMLPMEELLITNGALEALNLCLQAVTEPGDLVAIEAPAFYASLQVLERLKLKAVEIPVHPRDGIDLGVLAQTLERHPIKACWCMTSFQNPMGATMPEAKKQELVELLRSHQVPLIEDDVYAELYYGQQAPKPAKAFDTEGLVMHCGSFAKSLAPGYRIGWVAAGRYAQKIERLKLMTSLCASMPAQAAIADYLQHGGYDRHLRKLRYALEEQQSAMLAAIARYFPAQTRVSQPAGGYFLWLELPPQMDSLKLFQMALAQGISIAPGPIFSPTQRFRNCIRLNYGSPWDEAAEKAMETLGRIVRSF; encoded by the coding sequence ATGAAACGCTACGAAAAATTCGCCGATGACATCGCTGAACTGATCCGCTCCGGGGTGCTCGGCCCCGGCCAGCGCGTGCCGTCGGTTCGCTACGCCAGCCAGACTTACGGGGTCAGCCCGTCCACGGTATTCCAGGCCTATTACCTGCTGGAACGTCGCGGCCTGATCCGTGCCCGGCCGCGCTCCGGCTACTTCGTCAACACCCACGCGCCGAGCCCGTTCTCGGAGCCGGTGATCAGCAGCCAAGTCAACGAATCCACCGAAGTCGACGTCAGCGAACTGGTGTTCTCGGTCCTCGACTCGATCAAGGACCCGACCACCGTGCCGTTCGGCTCAGCGTTCCCCAGTCCGACGCTGTTCCCGTTGCAACGGCTGTCCCGTTCCCTGGCCAGTGCCGCCCGGGAGATGGACCCGCGCATGGTGGTTACCGACATGTCGCCGGGCAACCCGCAACTGCGCCGGCAAATCGCCCTGCGCTACATGGTCGGCGGGTTGATGCTGCCGATGGAAGAACTGCTGATCACCAACGGTGCCCTCGAAGCGCTGAACCTGTGCCTGCAGGCCGTCACCGAACCCGGCGATCTGGTGGCCATCGAGGCCCCGGCGTTTTACGCAAGCCTGCAAGTGCTGGAGCGCCTGAAGCTCAAAGCCGTGGAAATCCCGGTGCACCCGCGTGACGGCATCGACCTCGGCGTGCTCGCGCAAACCCTGGAACGCCATCCGATCAAGGCCTGCTGGTGCATGACCAGTTTCCAGAACCCGATGGGCGCGACCATGCCTGAGGCGAAGAAGCAGGAATTGGTGGAGCTGTTGCGCAGCCATCAGGTGCCGCTGATCGAGGACGACGTATACGCCGAACTCTATTACGGCCAGCAAGCACCGAAACCGGCCAAGGCGTTCGACACCGAGGGGCTGGTGATGCATTGCGGTTCGTTCGCCAAGAGCCTGGCCCCCGGTTACCGCATCGGTTGGGTTGCCGCCGGGCGTTATGCGCAGAAAATCGAACGGCTGAAACTCATGACCTCGCTCTGCGCGTCGATGCCGGCCCAGGCCGCGATTGCCGACTATCTGCAACACGGTGGCTACGACCGTCACCTGCGCAAACTGCGCTACGCCCTGGAAGAACAACAAAGCGCCATGCTCGCCGCCATCGCCCGTTATTTTCCGGCGCAGACCCGCGTCAGCCAGCCGGCCGGCGGCTACTTCCTGTGGCTGGAACTGCCACCGCAGATGGATTCGCTGAAGTTGTTTCAGATGGCGCTGGCGCAAGGCATCAGCATCGCGCCGGGCCCGATCTTTTCACCGACCCAGCGCTTCAGGAATTGCATTCGGTTGAATTACGGCAGCCCTTGGGATGAGGCGGCGGAAAAGGCGATGGAGACGTTGGGGCGGATTGTGCGGTCGTTCTGA
- the ccoG gene encoding cytochrome c oxidase accessory protein CcoG — MSERIPVRTVESAPAVQRYEPSRPKMKAKSSDNLIHTRSFTGLYRSLRMSGAGFLFLAFFGTVWLNWGGRQAVLWDLSESKFHIFGATFWPQDFILLSALLIIAAFGLFAITVFAGRVWCGYTCPQSSWTWIFMWCEKITEGERNQRIKLQAAPWSLNKLLRRSAKHTLWLGISLLTGLTFVGYFTPIRPLAEELLTLQMAGVSLFWVIFFTGATYINAGWLREAVCMHMCPYARFQSVMFDKDTLTISYDVARGENRGPRKREVKPADVGLGDCIDCQVCVQVCPTGIDIRDGLQMECIGCAACIDACDSIMDKMGYARGLISYTSEHELQGGKTHLLRPRLIGYTAVLLVMIGALALALVERPMVSLDVTKDRGMYRENSEGQIENIYSLKVINKTQQRQDYRLSLEDGEGFQLQGKTELSLAPGEIVDVPVSVAMTTERPSSSSQTISFKIVDSDEPDIYSVAQSRFVAPMNR, encoded by the coding sequence ATGAGCGAGAGAATCCCCGTCCGAACCGTAGAAAGCGCCCCCGCAGTCCAGCGCTATGAGCCTTCGCGTCCAAAGATGAAGGCCAAATCCAGCGACAACCTGATTCACACCCGCAGTTTTACCGGCCTGTACCGCAGCCTGCGTATGAGCGGTGCCGGTTTTCTGTTCCTCGCCTTCTTCGGCACGGTATGGCTGAACTGGGGCGGTCGCCAGGCGGTGCTCTGGGACTTGTCTGAAAGCAAATTCCACATCTTCGGCGCGACCTTCTGGCCGCAGGATTTCATCCTGCTTTCGGCGCTGCTGATCATTGCCGCGTTCGGCCTGTTCGCGATCACCGTGTTCGCCGGCCGGGTCTGGTGCGGCTATACCTGCCCGCAAAGCTCCTGGACCTGGATCTTCATGTGGTGCGAAAAAATCACCGAAGGTGAACGTAACCAGCGGATCAAGCTGCAAGCTGCGCCGTGGAGCCTGAACAAACTGCTGCGCCGCTCGGCCAAGCACACGTTGTGGCTGGGCATCAGCCTGCTCACCGGCCTGACCTTTGTCGGCTACTTCACGCCGATCCGGCCCCTGGCCGAAGAACTGCTGACCTTGCAAATGGCCGGTGTCAGCCTGTTCTGGGTGATCTTCTTCACCGGCGCCACTTACATTAATGCCGGTTGGCTGCGCGAAGCGGTGTGCATGCACATGTGCCCATATGCGCGGTTCCAGAGCGTGATGTTCGACAAGGACACCCTGACCATTTCCTACGATGTGGCCCGTGGCGAAAACCGTGGCCCGCGCAAACGCGAGGTCAAACCGGCGGACGTCGGCCTCGGTGATTGCATCGACTGCCAGGTCTGCGTGCAGGTCTGCCCCACCGGCATCGACATCCGCGACGGCTTGCAGATGGAATGCATCGGCTGCGCGGCGTGCATCGACGCCTGCGATTCAATCATGGACAAAATGGGCTACGCTCGCGGCCTGATCAGCTACACCTCCGAGCATGAACTGCAGGGCGGCAAGACCCACCTGCTGCGGCCACGGTTGATCGGTTACACGGCGGTTCTGTTGGTGATGATCGGCGCGCTGGCTCTGGCGCTGGTGGAACGACCGATGGTGTCGCTGGACGTCACCAAGGACCGTGGCATGTACCGCGAGAACAGCGAAGGCCAGATCGAAAACATCTACAGCCTCAAAGTCATCAACAAGACCCAGCAGCGCCAGGATTACCGCCTGAGCCTGGAGGATGGCGAAGGCTTCCAGTTGCAAGGCAAGACCGAGCTGAGCCTGGCGCCGGGCGAGATTGTCGACGTCCCGGTGTCGGTGGCGATGACCACGGAACGGCCGAGCAGCAGCTCGCAAACGATCAGCTTCAAGATTGTCGACAGCGATGAGCCGGACATCTACAGCGTGGCCCAGAGCCGGTTTGTTGCGCCGATGAATCGTTGA